A genome region from Triticum aestivum cultivar Chinese Spring chromosome 2B, IWGSC CS RefSeq v2.1, whole genome shotgun sequence includes the following:
- the LOC123046910 gene encoding G-type lectin S-receptor-like serine/threonine-protein kinase B120, whose amino-acid sequence MTPLPVFVLLSLVCFCISDDRLTTAKPLNARDKLVSSGGVFALGFFTPANSTADTYIGIWYNKIPQPTYVWVANRDNPIKNGSPGKLVMSSNSDLVLSDSQGRTLWTTTNNFTSATTGTAAILFDSGNLVIQLPNGKHIWQSFDYPTDTALPDMVLPLSTNDGILRRLVAWKGPDDPATSDYSMGADSSSDLQVVIWNGTRPYWRSSPWDGSLVSALYQSITGFIVTETIVDRGGELYMTFTVSEGSPSMRMMLDYKGTFKFLAWNSNSSSWEAFIEHPSPICERYAYCGPFGYCDAAEPVPKCNCLSGFEPDGVNFSRGCRRKEDLKCGKDNNFSTLRGMKTPDKFLYVRNRSFDQCTEECRRSCSCSAYAYADLKNGSRAADQSRCLIWLGELVDTGKFRDGGGENLYLRLASSTVDNESNVLKTILPIVAILLILTSICLVWICKSRVSGKQRIKEIKNKHTRQHLQNSKLNELENESIDLPYICFEDIVTATDNFSDYKLLGKGGFGKVYKGLLGGGGKEVAVKRLSKSSGQGADEFRNEVVLIAKLQHRNLVRLLGYCTHEDEKLLIYEYLPNKSLDAFLFDATRNFVLDWLTRFKVIKGIARGLLYLHQDSRLTIIHRDLKASNVLLDAEMNPKISDFGMARIFGGNEQQANTIRIVGTYGYMSPEYAMEGSFSVKSDTYSFGVLLLEIVSGLKISSAHFMTDFTNLVAYAWSLWKDGNARELVHSSIVENCPLHEVIRCIHIGLLCVQDNPNARPLMSSTVFMLENETAPLPTPKEPLYFRRRYDEVEDQRDTMGITLNKMTITMQEGR is encoded by the exons ATGACTCCCCTCCCAGTTTTCGTCCTCCTGTCATTGGTTTGTTTCTGCATATCCGATGACCGCCTTACTACCGCAAAACCGCTCAATGCCCGCGACAAGCTCGTTTCGAGCGGCGGTGTCTTTGCTCTTGGCTTCTTCACCCCGGCAAACTCAACTGCGGACACATACATCGGCATATGGTACAACAAGATTCCCCAGCCCACTTATGTGTGGGTTGCTAACCGCGACAACCCAATCAAGAATGGTTCTCCTGGGAAGCTGGTTATGAGCAGCAACTCTGACCTTGTCTTGTCTGACTCCCAAGGCCGCACTCTCTGGACAACTACAAACAACTTCACATCCGCAACCACGGGAACTGCTGCTATACTGTTTGACTCCGGAAACTTGGTCATCCAGTTGCCGAACGGCAAACACATATGGCAGAGCTTCGATTACCCAACCGACACCGCCCTCCCTGACATGGTTTTACCACTGAGCACAAATGATGGTATCTTGAGGCGCCTCGTTGCTTGGAAGGGCCCTGATGACCCGGCCACCAGCGACTACTCCATGGGTGCTGACTCCAGCTCAGACCTCCAGGTTGTCATCTGGAATGGGACGAGACCATATTGGCGCAGCTCTCCGTGGGATGGGTCATTGGTCTCTGCCCTGTATCAAAGCATTACTGGCTTCATCGTAACTGAAACAATTGTCGACAGAGGGGGTGAGTTATACATGACATTCACCGTCTCCGAGGGATCACCAAGCATGCGCATGATGCTGGACTACAAGGGCACTTTTAAATTTCTGGCGTGGAACAGCAACTCATCATCATGGGAGGCTTTCATAGAGCATCCTAGTCCTATCTGTGAACGCTACGCCTATTGCGGACCATTTGGCTACTGTGATGCCGCTGAACCAGTTCCGAAATGCAACTGCCTCAGTGGGTTTGAGCCTGATGGCGTTAACTTCTCCAGAGGGTGTCGGAGAAAGGAGGATCTGAAATGTGGTAAAGACAATAATTTCTCGACTCTGAGAGGTATGAAGACACCTGACAAGTTCTTGTATGTCAGGAATAGAAGCTTTGACCAATGCACAGAAGAGTGCAGACGCAGTTGCTCTTGCTCCGCGTATGCTTATGCTGACCTGAAAAATGGCAGCAGGGCTGCGGACCAGTCGAGGTGCTTAATTTGGTTGGGAGAGCTTGTTGACACAGGGAAATTTCGTGATGGTGGTGGTGAGAATCTGTACCTCCGCCTTGCCAGTTCAACAG TTGACAATGAGAGTAATGTATTGAAGACTATACTCCCAATAGTGGCTATTCTGCTGATACTCACATCCATCTGCCTTGTATGGATATGCAAGTCAAGAG TGTCAGGTAAACAACGAATCAAGGAGATTAAGAACAAACATACACGACAGCACTTGCAAAATTCCAAATTGAACGAACTTGAGAATGAAAGTATAGACCTTCCATATATCTGCTTTGAAGACATTGTTACTGCAACAGACAATTTCTCAGACTACAAATTGCTTGGGAAAGGTGGCTTTGGAAAAGTTTACAAG GGACTATTAGGAGGTGGTGGTAAGGAAGTTGCTGTCAAAAGGCTTAGTAAAAGTTCCGGCCAAGGGGCCGACGAGTTCAGAAATGAAGTTGTTCTAATTGCCAAATTACAGCATAGAAACTTAGTTAGACTTCTTGGTTACTGCACTCATGAAGATGAGAAGTTATTGATATATGAATACTTACCTAACAAAAGCTTGGATGCCTTCCTTTTTG ATGCAACAAGAAATTTTGTGCTTGATTGGCTGACTCGGTTCAAGGTAATTAAAGGGATAGCGAGAGGGCTTCTTTATCTCCACCAAGATTCAAGGTTAACAATAATTCATAGGGATCTCAAAGCAAGCAATGTCTTGTTAGATGCAGAAATGAACCCTAAAATATCAGATTTTGGTATGGCAAGGATATTTGGAGGAAATGAGCAACAAGCGAACACTATACGCATTGTTGGGACGTA TGGTTACATGTCTCCTGAATATGCAATGGAAGGTTCCTTTTCTGTCAAGTCTGACACGTATAGCTTTGGCGTTCTACTGTTGGAGATTGTAAGCGGGTTAAAGATCAGTTCAGCCCATTTCATGACAGACTTTACAAACCTTGTAGCTTAC GCCTGGAGCTTATGGAAAGATGGAAATGCAAGAGAATTGGTGCACTCGTCCATTGTGGAGAACTGTCCACTTCATGAAGTTATACGATGTATTCATATAGGTCTCTTGTGTGTTCAAGACAATCCAAATGCCAGGCCGCTCATGTCATCCACTGTGTTCATGCTAGAAAATGAAACGGCCCCGCTTCCTACTCCGAAGGAGCCTCTATACTTTAGGCGACGATATGATGAGGTTGAAGACCAAAGAGATACCATGGGAATAACCCTGAATAAGATGACTATCACTATGCAAGAGGGGCGTTAG